TAAAAAGCGCGGCTGAAAAGGATAAAGACACCGTAATATTATTTAGAACCTATAAAACATGGTTGGTTGCTATGCTAACAAAAAACAATGAAGAGATCGCCGAGTACTCGGAAGAGATTGCAATAGCGCTTCATGCATACCGGGACAACGGCAGGACAAACGAGAGAAAAAACCGGATTGAAAAAGACCTGCTCACAGCTGCGTCAAAGAAAAAGTTTATCAATGAACTGGCGGCCATTGTTCAGGATATTGAAGCAGAGCACTTAAGTCTTATCAAGGATCTTAAAAACAGAATACATCTTATGACTTCGGAGGATTTTGGGTACTTTATTGTCCTTCTCCGGTTTGATTATGCCTATCAAGAGAGAAACAATTAAAATACAGGGAAAAATTATGCATACCATTTATATCAGAACCCTGAAAAGGGCGGAACATACTGTTTTTTGCGTGGCCGACGGACAAAAATTTTACTACGATCCCCAATTTGGTGTCCGGGTTCCATATTCCAGCGGCCAGCAGATAAAAAGATCCATATTAGATACCCTGGCAGGCGAATTGAACGAAGCCCCCGCGCCAACCACCTTTATATTTGATGTAACAAAGAAAAAAGAGATCGGGGAGGGTGAGGTGTTCGGCACTTGCGATCCCTCTTATTTTGACCAGTTGATCGGCGGCTGGATGAAAGCCCAGAAAGGCGGCAAAGACAGAACCATCAAGCGCAGAAGCCCTCTTTCCATCTCGGCTATGAGAGCCCTGCACCCCTTACTTGCAGGAATTGAAACGGAAAATATAACCTTTGACCGTAGCGACAGACAGACTAATGAAGTGATTGTAAGAGGTCCGGATAATAATATTCTATCCAAGGAAGAGGTTCTTTCCCTGATTAAAGATAAAGACAGGAGCCTTGTCAGAAAATGGATTCCGGATAATGCACGAGCCACCGGCTTTTTTATCCAGGATATGGCCGTTGACCTGCGACGGCTTTTCTGCGTTGCTCTGAACGAGTA
Above is a window of uncultured Desulfobacter sp. DNA encoding:
- a CDS encoding CRISPR-associated protein Cas7 — translated: MHTIYIRTLKRAEHTVFCVADGQKFYYDPQFGVRVPYSSGQQIKRSILDTLAGELNEAPAPTTFIFDVTKKKEIGEGEVFGTCDPSYFDQLIGGWMKAQKGGKDRTIKRRSPLSISAMRALHPLLAGIETENITFDRSDRQTNEVIVRGPDNNILSKEEVLSLIKDKDRSLVRKWIPDNARATGFFIQDMAVDLRRLFCVALNEYEPEITGETQESLKANGWIESENVFGKCLVAPAEYRQKLIPAIAKALVDWRITSNQSRTFSLMETLVISISEDANKIAGSIRAKLNPENERKAIPVIEENMDGVDTFVSLAAGSYLITNSESAEAMENAKKLISDKIQAFDFENQMAG